Proteins from one Choloepus didactylus isolate mChoDid1 chromosome 4, mChoDid1.pri, whole genome shotgun sequence genomic window:
- the LOC119532925 gene encoding olfactory receptor 11G2-like, with protein MNASRGPTINSVSHFVLLGFPSSPEMQLLFFGLFSVAYTLTLMGNAAIVCAVRWDQRLHTPMYIFLGNFSFLEICYISTTVPNMLANFLSTSKTISFVGCFTQVYFFFSFGCDEGFYLCIMAFDRCLAICRPLHYPRIMTKELYTGLIIFGWSCGFILFLTPGVLISQLPYCGPNIINHFMCDPVPLMMLSCSEDNTTQLIYSTFNVIFITSAFLFILCSYALVILTVLQMPSAESKHKSFSTCASHLAVVFLFFGSVIVMYVSPSSGHPVRMQKIVTLFYSVITPLCNPLIYSLRNKEMKAALRKVFGSERLVHKT; from the coding sequence ATGAACGCATCCAGAGGACCAACCATCAACTCCGTTAGCCACTTTGTCCTTCTGGGCTTTCCCTCAAGCCCAGAAATGCAGCTCCTCTTCTTTGGACTCTTCTCAGTAGCCTACACTCTGACTCTGATGGGGAACGCAGCCATAGTCTGTGCTGTGCGGTGGGACCAGCgccttcacacccccatgtacatCTTCCTGGGGAATTTCTCTTTCCTGGAAATATGTTATATCTCCACAACTGTCCCTAACATGTTGGCCAACTTCCTCTCCACAAGCAAGACCATCTCCTTTGTGGGCTGTTTCACACaggtctatttcttcttctcctttgggTGTGATGAGGGCTTCTATCTTTGCATCATGGCCTTTGACAGGTGCCTTGCCATCTGCCGTCCTCTGCATTATCCACGCATCATGACTAAAGAGCTGTACACTGGCCTCATCATCTTTGGTTGGTCATGTGGGTTCATCCTCTTCCTAACCCCAGGTGTTCTTATTTCACAGTTGCCTTATTGTGGCCCAAACATCATCAATCATTTCATGTGTGATCCTGTCCCTTTGATGATGCTGTCCTGTTCTGAAGATAACACCACACAGCTTATTTACTCTACTTTCAATGTTATCTTCATCACTAGTGCCTTTCTCTTTATCCTTTGCTCCTATGCTCTGGTAATTCTGACTGTGCTACAAATGCCCTCAGCTGAAAGCAAACACAAGTCTTTCTCCACTTGTGCTTCTCATCTGGCTGTGGTGTTCTTGTTTTTTGGTTCTGTTATAGTGATGTATGTTAGCCCTAGTTCAGGACACCCAGTGAGAATGCAAAAAATTGTGACCCTGTTTTATTCTGTAATAACACCTCTCTGCAATCCTCTAATTTATAGCCTTAGGAACAAGGAGATGAAGGCTGCTTTGAGGAAAGTCTTTGGGTCTGAAAGACTTGTCCATAAAACATAA
- the LOC119532926 gene encoding olfactory receptor 11H12-like: MRSHKASDAICRPLQYATIMTTKFCSSLIIFCWVYGFLWFLFPVTLVTRLPFCGPNVTDDFLCDLGPLLALASACVPIPGTVLICGTMSSLLIFATVFYIIGSYTLVLRAVMQLPSAAGQKKAFSTCSSHLAVVFLFYGSVMLKYVSPGSGQAEGMQKFTTLFSSVLTPFFNPMIYSLWNKEMKDALSKVLGSS, encoded by the exons ATGAGATCCCACAAG GCCAGTGATGCAATCTGTCGCCCCCTGCAATACGCCACCATCATGACTACTAAGTTCTGCAGCAGCCTCATCATCTTTTGCTGGGTGTATGGTTTCCTCTGGTTTCTGTTCCCAGTGACACTTGTTACCCGGCTGCCATTTTGTGGCCCTAATGTGACTGATGACTTTCTGTGTGACCTGGGTCCCCTGCTAGCCCTGGCTTCAGCCTGTGTCCCAATCCCAGGTACTGTTCTCATATGTGGCACCATGAGCTCCCTCCTCATCTTTGCCACCGTTTTCTACATCATTGGTTCATATACTCTGGTTTTGAGGGCTGTGATGCAATTGCCATCAGCTGCTGGCCAGAAgaaggccttctccacctgctcctcacACTTGGCTGTGGTGTTTCTATTCTACGGCTCTGTCATGTTGAAATATGTGAGTCCTGGATCAGGACAAGCAGAGGGCATGCAGAAGTTCACTACTTTGTTCAGCTCTGTTTTGACCCCTTTTTTCAACCCCATGATCTACAGCCTCTGGaataaagagatgaaggatgccTTGAGCAAAGTTCTAGGAAGTTCCTAA